Proteins encoded within one genomic window of Bacteroides sedimenti:
- a CDS encoding chondroitinase family polysaccharide lyase, translated as MRNSAFAYMLFSLCFASLSHANAQEVKHEKILSFEEAGSVSGFTTSKGSQVNITGQYHRDGQQSLQWKYQPGATLSLKHDIPFEPKDPTGKDTYLSTFVVWVYNDQPKDEKVRFSFYKDGKECSWFDFHINFKGWRAAWVCFERDMQGKPEEGMNELRVSAPSTGGMLCFDQMVLAAKTDHRHQTADNQVPFVNAGTDNHWLIVRDCSLLKPDIALDSSVSEQEKKDMELIGQRFRNLIYTPGKLTQQAMANLRTKFEEYHITVKDGIITGRPIYFNRAAEAYERFLPNWNKNLYDKMGMELKAYFDLMNRIAIAYNNADNEPAKQELKSMFLLMYQFACDQGIDYGSCLGNFTHYGYSFRGYYTSCYLMKDVLREAGLLEEAQKAMQWYAMTNEVYINPSAPGMDMDSFNTKTTGRIASILIMDNSPLKVQYLKSFTRWINNGCLPATGLAGAFKKDGGAFHHRNNYPAYAVGGLEGASNMIYLLSRTSFRVSELGHSTVKNVLLTMRFYCNRNYFPLSMSGRHPNGKGTLIPMEYGIMALAGTPDGAQPYDADMAAAFLRVANKGSKEEKRLVESLQKKGFKAENDPQGNLALGYGCVSVQRRSNWAAVARGHSRYLWAAEHYLGANWYGRYLAHGSLQILTALPGDSVTPTTSSWQHDGFDWGRIPGTTAIHLPVAQLKANVLNVDVYSGFEEMLYSDESFAGGISQQRTNGAFGMKLHEHDKYNGSMRARKSYHFFDNRIVCLGSDIENTNKNYDTETTVFQLAAYSDSVQVCWLDNASTNNTWIDPVNSTGYYVPNKEGQSNLKPEIHFPQYSLAQDTQKETKGNFVSLVINHGKAPKGGKYEYAILPQISQAQLAAFAKKPSYKVLQQDRNAHIVKDIPTGITSYVLFETPRILPEGIVQKVDTTCLLMTREQKNKLLLTVANPDLNLYSGPSDELFDKDGKRVERSIYSRPWIDNVSTPIPVKVTLKGKWNVKETPDCKLVSVGKNETVLLFNCHDGMSIDLELTK; from the coding sequence ATGAGAAATTCTGCTTTTGCATACATGCTTTTTTCTCTCTGTTTTGCCTCCCTTAGCCATGCTAATGCTCAAGAGGTAAAGCACGAGAAGATTCTGTCGTTCGAGGAAGCCGGCTCAGTGTCCGGATTTACAACTTCGAAAGGTAGCCAGGTTAATATAACCGGTCAGTATCACAGGGACGGACAGCAATCCCTGCAATGGAAATATCAGCCCGGAGCCACTCTGTCGCTTAAACACGATATCCCCTTTGAACCGAAGGATCCCACAGGAAAAGACACCTATCTCTCCACATTTGTGGTGTGGGTGTACAATGACCAGCCAAAGGACGAAAAAGTAAGGTTTTCCTTCTATAAAGATGGCAAGGAGTGTTCCTGGTTCGACTTTCATATAAACTTTAAGGGATGGCGGGCTGCCTGGGTATGCTTTGAAAGAGACATGCAAGGAAAACCCGAGGAGGGGATGAATGAGCTCCGTGTTTCGGCACCTTCAACCGGAGGAATGCTCTGTTTCGACCAGATGGTGCTGGCTGCCAAGACCGACCATAGACATCAAACGGCCGATAATCAAGTGCCTTTTGTGAATGCCGGCACAGATAATCACTGGCTGATAGTAAGAGATTGCTCTCTTCTGAAACCGGATATTGCCCTTGACAGCAGTGTGTCCGAACAGGAAAAGAAAGACATGGAGCTGATAGGGCAAAGATTTCGGAACCTGATTTATACCCCCGGTAAACTTACTCAGCAGGCAATGGCCAATTTACGAACTAAGTTCGAAGAGTATCACATCACTGTAAAAGATGGAATCATTACCGGCCGACCCATCTATTTCAACCGTGCAGCCGAGGCTTACGAGCGCTTCCTTCCTAACTGGAACAAGAATCTTTATGACAAGATGGGCATGGAGCTAAAAGCCTATTTCGATTTGATGAACCGCATTGCCATTGCCTATAACAATGCAGACAATGAGCCGGCTAAGCAGGAACTGAAGTCGATGTTCTTGCTGATGTACCAGTTTGCCTGCGATCAGGGTATTGATTATGGTAGCTGTCTGGGTAATTTCACTCATTACGGATACAGCTTCCGCGGATATTACACCTCCTGTTACCTGATGAAGGATGTGCTTCGCGAGGCCGGATTGCTGGAAGAGGCACAGAAGGCAATGCAATGGTATGCCATGACCAATGAGGTGTACATAAATCCTTCGGCGCCGGGAATGGATATGGATTCGTTCAATACCAAAACAACCGGACGAATTGCCAGCATCCTGATTATGGACAACTCGCCCCTGAAGGTTCAGTACCTCAAGTCCTTCACTCGCTGGATAAATAACGGCTGCCTGCCTGCCACCGGATTGGCTGGGGCATTCAAGAAAGACGGCGGTGCATTTCACCATCGCAACAACTATCCGGCTTATGCGGTAGGGGGGCTCGAAGGAGCTTCAAACATGATTTATCTGCTGAGCAGAACTTCGTTCCGTGTTTCCGAACTGGGACATTCAACCGTTAAGAATGTACTACTAACCATGCGTTTCTACTGCAATAGAAACTATTTCCCGCTGTCTATGTCCGGACGCCATCCCAATGGTAAGGGAACACTGATTCCGATGGAATATGGAATCATGGCGCTAGCTGGTACCCCTGATGGCGCTCAGCCTTACGATGCAGATATGGCTGCTGCCTTCCTGCGCGTTGCCAACAAAGGCAGCAAAGAGGAGAAACGATTGGTGGAATCTTTGCAGAAAAAAGGCTTCAAAGCCGAGAACGATCCACAAGGTAACCTGGCGCTGGGATACGGATGTGTTTCCGTGCAACGCCGAAGCAATTGGGCAGCAGTGGCACGTGGACACTCCCGCTACCTTTGGGCTGCAGAGCATTATTTGGGAGCAAACTGGTACGGTCGTTATCTGGCACACGGAAGTCTGCAGATCCTGACTGCCCTGCCGGGCGATTCAGTTACTCCCACCACCAGCAGTTGGCAGCACGATGGGTTCGATTGGGGACGCATTCCCGGAACCACCGCTATTCATCTACCGGTAGCGCAGTTAAAGGCAAACGTCCTCAACGTAGATGTCTATTCCGGATTTGAAGAGATGCTCTATTCCGACGAAAGCTTTGCCGGAGGGATTTCCCAACAACGCACCAATGGTGCCTTTGGCATGAAACTGCACGAGCATGATAAATACAACGGCTCAATGCGTGCCCGCAAGTCTTACCATTTCTTTGATAACCGTATTGTCTGCCTAGGCAGCGATATCGAGAACACCAATAAGAATTACGATACGGAAACAACCGTATTTCAGCTGGCAGCCTATTCAGACAGCGTGCAAGTATGTTGGCTGGATAATGCTTCAACGAACAACACCTGGATTGATCCGGTGAATTCAACCGGCTATTATGTTCCAAACAAAGAGGGGCAGAGCAATTTGAAGCCGGAAATCCATTTCCCGCAATACTCATTGGCGCAGGATACACAGAAAGAGACAAAAGGCAATTTCGTTTCGCTGGTAATCAATCACGGAAAAGCACCTAAAGGAGGAAAGTACGAATATGCCATTCTGCCCCAGATTTCGCAGGCACAACTGGCTGCTTTTGCCAAGAAGCCTTCGTACAAGGTACTTCAACAAGACAGGAATGCCCATATTGTGAAAGATATCCCAACTGGAATTACCTCGTATGTACTGTTCGAAACACCGCGCATTTTACCCGAAGGCATTGTGCAGAAGGTGGATACCACCTGCTTGCTGATGACGCGTGAACAAAAGAATAAGCTGCTGCTCACAGTTGCCAACCCCGATTTGAACCTCTATTCCGGTCCGTCCGATGAGTTGTTCGATAAGGATGGCAAAAGGGTAGAGCGAAGCATCTATTCCCGTCCGTGGATTGACAATGTAAGCACCCCCATTCCAGTAAAAGTTACCCTGAAAGGGAAGTGGAACGTGAAAGAGACCCCCGATTGCAAGCTTGTATCGGTCGGTAAAAACGAGACGGTGCTCCTGTTCAACTGCCACGACGGAATGAGTATTGATTTGGAGCTCACTAAGTAA
- a CDS encoding DUF5017 domain-containing protein, with product MKLKHIFAILLMFIGLSSCDKALEDVDFNVALSESNTYAAGSDVVFKISGTPNWVTFYSGKTGAVYPAGGVAIKNISNSLTTYSFKYADPGTYVVTFLAGNTNYDGEKTVVKELTITIN from the coding sequence ATGAAACTAAAACATATTTTTGCAATACTGCTCATGTTCATAGGACTATCATCGTGTGATAAAGCACTCGAAGATGTTGACTTTAATGTTGCATTGAGCGAATCAAATACCTATGCAGCCGGTTCGGATGTGGTGTTTAAAATATCGGGAACTCCCAACTGGGTTACTTTCTATTCTGGTAAAACAGGAGCTGTCTATCCAGCAGGAGGCGTGGCAATTAAGAATATATCAAACTCTTTGACCACATATTCTTTTAAGTATGCCGATCCAGGAACCTATGTTGTAACATTCCTCGCCGGGAATACCAATTATGACGGAGAAAAAACAGTTGTGAAAGAACTTACAATCACAATTAATTAG
- a CDS encoding RagB/SusD family nutrient uptake outer membrane protein translates to MYTKYRIKSILIAAAMTSVLSSCSNFLETEPSDFVAPETYYKNAEEVYNALTGVYSTIHQETVYGNNYSCLISGVDDLSYYDRNNISGEVYVNDHTPGNTILLDTWTALYAGINNANLLLEKIDGATMDESLRTRYKGEARFLRAYYHFLLAQAWGDVPMKTESQKDVTKVNTPKSTQAEVLDFVINEMEACVDMVDNTVYNPSVSHVKKTVVEGVLARVCLTRAGYPSNGGKPYYEKALRWANEVKNSGKHDLNPDVYALFKNMASDKVDTKYNESIWEAEFLGNRTEGHYSAGRIGNVNGILNNADPNIANGDGYGYGFFSSTTILWDLYLKTQNGTTPDARRDLSMAPYTYNKGVKTNWAATNIVQRNCGKFRREWETLFPKDKNRTPENFPLLRYADVLLMIAEADNEVNQGPTVLAYECINKVRARAGVLPLSGLSYDQFKQELKDERGRELCFEGLRKYDLVRWGDYVTAVHDNLGAAVANTSRWQTAKGFAALYAKRTEKRHEFLPIPTKELGLNKALVQNPLW, encoded by the coding sequence ATGTATACCAAATATAGAATTAAATCAATCTTGATAGCTGCAGCAATGACCTCTGTATTGTCTTCTTGCAGCAACTTTCTGGAGACAGAGCCTTCTGATTTTGTGGCTCCGGAAACCTACTATAAAAATGCCGAAGAGGTGTATAATGCCCTGACAGGGGTGTACAGTACCATTCACCAAGAAACAGTTTATGGGAACAACTATTCCTGTTTGATTTCAGGAGTAGATGATCTGAGCTACTACGACCGTAACAATATCTCCGGTGAGGTTTATGTCAATGACCATACACCCGGTAATACGATCCTGTTGGATACATGGACTGCCCTTTATGCCGGAATTAATAATGCAAACCTGCTTCTGGAAAAGATTGACGGGGCTACTATGGACGAATCACTTCGTACTCGTTACAAAGGAGAAGCACGTTTCCTGAGAGCATATTATCATTTTCTGCTAGCACAGGCATGGGGAGATGTTCCTATGAAAACGGAGTCTCAAAAGGATGTAACAAAAGTGAATACACCGAAAAGCACACAGGCTGAAGTGCTCGATTTCGTAATCAATGAAATGGAAGCATGTGTGGATATGGTAGACAATACAGTTTATAATCCTTCAGTTTCTCATGTTAAGAAGACTGTTGTAGAAGGTGTGTTGGCACGTGTATGTCTTACCCGTGCAGGATATCCGTCAAATGGAGGTAAGCCTTACTATGAAAAAGCTCTTCGTTGGGCAAACGAAGTGAAGAACTCCGGTAAACACGATCTGAATCCCGATGTTTATGCATTGTTTAAAAATATGGCCAGTGACAAGGTGGATACGAAATATAATGAATCCATCTGGGAAGCTGAATTCCTTGGCAACCGTACAGAAGGACACTATTCTGCCGGACGTATCGGTAATGTGAACGGTATTCTGAATAATGCCGATCCAAATATTGCAAACGGTGACGGATATGGTTACGGATTTTTCTCCAGTACTACCATTCTTTGGGATCTTTACCTGAAAACTCAGAATGGAACAACTCCGGATGCACGCCGCGACTTATCAATGGCGCCTTATACTTATAACAAAGGTGTGAAGACCAACTGGGCGGCTACGAACATTGTACAACGTAACTGCGGTAAATTCCGCCGTGAATGGGAAACATTGTTCCCGAAAGATAAAAACCGTACACCCGAAAACTTCCCGCTTCTTCGCTATGCAGATGTATTGCTAATGATTGCTGAGGCCGACAATGAAGTAAATCAGGGTCCTACCGTTTTGGCTTACGAATGCATTAACAAAGTAAGAGCAAGAGCAGGAGTACTTCCGTTAAGCGGATTGTCTTACGACCAATTTAAACAGGAACTGAAAGATGAACGCGGACGCGAACTTTGCTTCGAAGGTCTTCGTAAATACGACCTGGTACGCTGGGGTGACTATGTAACTGCTGTTCATGATAATCTGGGAGCTGCCGTGGCCAATACTTCACGTTGGCAAACAGCAAAAGGATTTGCGGCACTTTATGCAAAAAGAACGGAAAAGAGACATGAGTTCCTTCCAATCCCAACTAAAGAGCTTGGATTGAATAAGGCGTTGGTTCAAAATCCGTTGTGGTAA
- a CDS encoding SusC/RagA family TonB-linked outer membrane protein, with protein sequence MIKSNFKLFIAFFLFTAFTVVPVFAQVRISGTVKDKSGEGLPGVNVVVKGKTAGTVTDINGKFTIQTTPKDVLKFSFMGFKTQEVSVGNQKVISVTLEENAVSIEEVVVVAVGYGDVKRKDLTGSVAKANVTDMLKAPVTSIDQALGGRISGVQVSSNDGVPGAGMNIVIRGNNSLTQSSEPLYVIDGFPMESSNASSLNPNDIESIDILKDASATAIYGARGANGVVIITTKSGKEGRPVVTYNGSVSMQNVSKTIPLMNGYEFVKLQQEITTPEDMASSYYKDGRTLESYSDMPYYDWQDEIFRTAITNNHYVSLTGKKDDLKYAASLSATNQQGVIIASDFNRYQGRLNLEQRVSDKLRVTMNANYARAITNGSAPSTSSWSATNNLMYSVWGYRPVSPSGTDLLDELVDPDVNMAEDYRFNPVLSARNEYRKRVNDDLSANASLEYEFIKNLKLKVSGGYHLVNYRREEFNGPNTRTGNTNPKNTQSKGNNAYLYESESRGWLNENVLTYAYSKKKHNLNLLAGITFQGNYASNHDITVNHITNESFGMAGLGKGDPPVVNASLSENTMMSYLARLNYNYKSKYYLTLSYRADGSSKFPVDNRWGYFPSGSVAWNFSREEAVKKLGWLSNGKLRLSWGKTGNNRVSDFASLAKLYTGISTEYVYDNAYSTGYILSSMANEKLKWETTEQYDLGLDLGFFQDRIRLTTDVYRKNTYDLLLYADLPPTSGFSSTYMNIGRMRNEGVEFTLETDNIKNKNFQWSSSFNIAFNVGKIKGLSLNQESMLNSVAFDNKYNSQYAYISMLNRPSGMMYGFLYDGTYKYEDFDVTPTGAYVLKSGIPNNTASREVIQPGDPKYVDINKDGVVNDNDRTIIGRGQPKHTGGFTNNFTYKNFELNIFFQWSYGNDILNANRLFFENPAKRKNTNMYASYINRWTAENPTSNIPRADAQGSQQYSSLYVEDGSFLRLKNVSLGYNVPTSLIKRVGIKSAKVSLSAENLFTITDYSGFDPEVSVRHSALTPGFDYSAYPRSRSFSFGLNLTL encoded by the coding sequence ATGATAAAATCAAATTTTAAATTGTTTATTGCTTTCTTTCTCTTTACAGCATTTACGGTCGTACCGGTATTTGCTCAAGTGAGGATAAGCGGTACTGTGAAAGACAAATCCGGTGAGGGATTGCCGGGTGTAAATGTTGTTGTAAAAGGGAAAACTGCTGGTACAGTTACCGATATTAACGGTAAATTTACTATTCAGACTACACCAAAGGATGTGCTGAAGTTTTCCTTTATGGGATTCAAAACCCAGGAAGTTTCTGTTGGAAATCAGAAAGTTATTAGTGTAACACTCGAAGAAAATGCGGTAAGCATTGAGGAAGTGGTAGTAGTAGCTGTCGGCTACGGTGATGTGAAGAGAAAAGACCTGACAGGGTCCGTGGCTAAAGCAAATGTAACAGACATGCTGAAAGCACCGGTTACTTCGATTGATCAGGCGCTGGGCGGACGTATTTCTGGTGTTCAGGTATCATCAAATGATGGTGTGCCAGGTGCAGGAATGAATATTGTTATTCGCGGTAACAATTCACTGACTCAAAGTAGTGAACCTTTATATGTTATCGACGGATTTCCAATGGAGTCATCCAATGCCAGCTCACTGAACCCTAACGATATTGAGTCAATCGATATTCTGAAAGATGCCTCAGCCACTGCTATTTATGGTGCCCGTGGTGCCAATGGGGTTGTGATTATTACTACCAAAAGTGGAAAAGAAGGACGTCCGGTTGTGACATACAACGGAAGTGTTTCAATGCAGAATGTTTCAAAAACCATCCCTCTGATGAATGGTTATGAATTTGTAAAATTACAGCAGGAAATTACTACTCCCGAAGATATGGCAAGCTCTTACTACAAAGATGGACGTACTCTGGAGTCTTACAGTGATATGCCATACTATGACTGGCAGGATGAAATTTTCCGTACAGCGATAACTAATAACCACTATGTTTCACTTACCGGTAAAAAAGACGATCTAAAATATGCAGCTTCTCTTTCTGCCACAAATCAGCAAGGAGTAATCATTGCATCCGACTTTAACCGTTATCAGGGTCGTTTAAATCTTGAACAGAGAGTAAGCGACAAGCTTCGTGTGACCATGAATGCCAACTATGCGCGTGCAATCACCAACGGTTCTGCTCCCTCCACTTCTTCATGGAGTGCAACGAATAACCTGATGTATAGTGTATGGGGATATCGTCCGGTTTCTCCGTCGGGTACTGATTTACTGGATGAATTGGTTGACCCGGATGTAAATATGGCAGAAGATTATCGTTTCAACCCTGTATTGTCTGCAAGAAATGAATACCGTAAACGCGTAAATGACGACCTTTCTGCAAATGCATCTCTTGAATATGAATTTATCAAAAACCTGAAACTAAAAGTATCCGGCGGATACCACTTGGTAAACTACAGACGCGAAGAGTTTAACGGTCCCAATACGCGTACAGGTAATACAAACCCGAAGAATACCCAGAGCAAGGGAAACAATGCTTACCTTTATGAAAGCGAAAGTCGCGGTTGGTTGAATGAGAATGTATTGACTTACGCATACTCTAAAAAGAAACACAACTTAAATCTTCTGGCCGGTATTACTTTCCAAGGTAATTATGCCTCAAACCATGATATAACAGTAAACCATATTACCAACGAATCGTTTGGTATGGCCGGTTTAGGTAAAGGAGACCCCCCCGTTGTAAATGCATCTCTAAGCGAAAATACCATGATGTCTTATCTGGCTCGTCTTAACTATAATTACAAGTCTAAGTATTATCTAACTCTCTCATACAGAGCCGATGGTTCATCTAAGTTTCCTGTTGATAACCGCTGGGGATATTTCCCTTCTGGATCAGTAGCATGGAACTTCAGCCGTGAAGAAGCAGTTAAGAAACTGGGATGGTTGTCAAACGGTAAACTGAGACTGAGCTGGGGTAAAACCGGAAACAACCGTGTATCAGATTTTGCTTCATTGGCAAAACTCTATACAGGTATCTCTACTGAGTATGTATATGACAATGCCTATTCAACTGGATATATCCTTTCATCAATGGCTAATGAAAAGCTGAAGTGGGAAACAACCGAACAGTACGACCTTGGTCTTGACCTGGGATTCTTCCAGGATCGCATCCGACTGACAACAGATGTTTATCGCAAGAATACTTACGATCTACTTTTGTATGCTGATCTGCCTCCAACATCAGGTTTCTCTTCAACATACATGAATATAGGACGTATGCGTAATGAAGGTGTAGAATTTACATTAGAAACAGATAATATCAAAAACAAAAATTTCCAGTGGAGCAGTAGTTTCAATATTGCTTTCAATGTTGGAAAGATCAAAGGCCTGAGCCTTAACCAGGAATCCATGCTTAACTCTGTAGCATTTGATAACAAATACAACAGTCAGTATGCATATATCTCCATGCTTAACCGTCCTTCAGGAATGATGTATGGTTTCTTATATGACGGAACATATAAATACGAAGATTTTGATGTTACTCCTACAGGTGCTTATGTCTTGAAGAGCGGAATTCCAAATAATACCGCAAGCCGTGAAGTAATTCAACCGGGAGATCCTAAATATGTGGATATTAACAAAGATGGCGTAGTAAATGACAACGACCGTACCATCATTGGTCGCGGCCAGCCTAAACATACTGGTGGTTTCACTAATAACTTTACCTACAAGAATTTTGAACTGAATATATTCTTCCAGTGGAGTTACGGCAACGATATCTTAAATGCGAACCGGTTGTTCTTCGAAAATCCTGCTAAGAGAAAGAATACAAATATGTATGCTTCGTACATTAACCGTTGGACTGCGGAAAATCCTACAAGTAACATTCCTCGTGCTGATGCTCAGGGTTCTCAGCAATATTCATCTTTGTATGTGGAAGATGGTTCATTCCTTCGTTTGAAAAATGTGTCATTGGGCTATAACGTACCAACTTCACTGATCAAGAGAGTGGGTATCAAGAGTGCAAAAGTTTCTTTGTCGGCAGAAAATCTATTCACCATTACCGATTATTCCGGATTCGATCCTGAAGTATCTGTAAGACACTCTGCGTTAACACCAGGATTCGACTATTCTGCTTATCCTCGTTCAAGAAGCTTTTCTTTTGGTCTGAACCTGACATTATAA
- a CDS encoding chondroitinase family polysaccharide lyase, whose product MKNLILTLSLLGAFSTGLKAADYGFEDSVPKSISVIKGGNLSLSDSYFKEGKKSLKWDWVSNSSLCLIDSLEMPGAAKSADGGITLWIYNEKPVADHLHFVFETAKGEKGYEFSFNLSYKGWRACWIKFSDMKKTQLASGKIVKMLVSSPSSVAKGSVYLDRMKITAKTLSDRITPDLQIDENNNNLKRDLWHWCRLWEWEQYKYDVSVPTNLTTEGSSALKEMEKRLDAALKPDDVNTKELNKVEKTYSAAGIARVGDHMTGKPLVSNDELQKKNGELSLTDINDMLIAFAQDWVISANSSSLKKYFEVLDYAIEQGMAYGSGMGTNHHYGYQTRDIFRSAWIMRNEIRKSENSSEYIKTLCYWSGLQESRIPYQYGRDELLDTWHTLLQAKLICAMMITEEKERYRAVQALSRWVSGSMAFTPGTIGGIKIDGTTFHHGGFYPAYSVGAFAALGNYLMVTNATPFMISESARKNFKLALQTIRNYTNLKDWGIGICGRHPFSGKIPDEDINAFAYLAQAGDLTGKGEAFDRELASDFLRFGTGNKQLAKTLRKAGVVESANPEGFWAYNYGAFGIHRRNNWMVTLKGYNTDVWNSEIYTKDNRYGRYQSYGSVQIIGSGKPVTQKESGFEENGWDWNRVPGTTTIHLPLEMLESPFKGTQMEHSPEHFAGASSLEGKNGVFAMKLLERNRPTFTPGFKARKSVFCFDNRLVCLGTGITNNNQKYPTETTLFQVALKEPAEPMVVDNAETTTFPFESEFDSQHGLICSDTKGNYYYVKNSGHVKVMRQHQRSFENKTKKLTEGDFASACLVHGTAPDNQEYEYMVLIQPDKNQLKKIGKENYSVLRKDSIVHAVRDNQTNITGYAIFEDFVSTDKSSEIQKSDRELLVMTKPVGDNQKIMSVCMPDLNISEKSYTTKESSKPAVKQITLNGNWKVALEMDNVKAVTSSDKKSTSLQVTCVDGRPVEFTLMKY is encoded by the coding sequence ATGAAAAACCTGATTCTGACACTTTCTTTACTTGGAGCATTTTCAACCGGACTGAAGGCGGCTGATTATGGATTTGAAGATTCTGTTCCCAAATCCATTTCGGTTATTAAGGGGGGAAACTTGTCGTTAAGCGATTCCTATTTTAAAGAAGGGAAAAAATCGCTGAAATGGGACTGGGTTTCAAATTCCTCATTGTGCCTGATTGATTCCCTTGAAATGCCTGGGGCTGCCAAGAGTGCCGACGGAGGAATCACGTTATGGATTTATAATGAAAAGCCTGTTGCCGATCACCTTCATTTTGTATTCGAAACAGCAAAGGGAGAAAAAGGCTATGAGTTCAGCTTCAACCTATCATATAAAGGATGGCGTGCCTGTTGGATAAAATTCAGTGATATGAAGAAAACCCAGCTCGCTTCAGGAAAAATAGTAAAGATGCTTGTTTCTTCACCATCCTCTGTTGCAAAAGGTTCGGTTTATCTGGACCGGATGAAGATTACCGCTAAGACGTTAAGCGATCGCATTACCCCCGACCTTCAGATAGATGAAAACAACAATAATCTAAAGAGAGATTTATGGCATTGGTGTCGCCTATGGGAATGGGAACAATATAAATATGATGTATCTGTTCCTACAAATCTGACGACAGAAGGGAGTTCTGCACTTAAAGAGATGGAAAAAAGACTCGATGCAGCACTCAAACCAGATGATGTTAACACAAAAGAACTAAATAAAGTCGAGAAAACATATTCAGCAGCGGGAATCGCCCGTGTAGGTGACCATATGACTGGAAAACCCTTGGTGTCAAACGATGAACTGCAAAAAAAGAATGGCGAACTGAGTCTCACTGATATTAATGATATGCTGATTGCATTTGCTCAAGATTGGGTGATTAGTGCAAACAGCAGTTCTCTAAAGAAATATTTCGAAGTGCTGGATTATGCTATTGAACAAGGAATGGCATATGGAAGTGGTATGGGAACAAATCACCATTATGGATACCAGACACGCGATATTTTCAGATCTGCCTGGATAATGAGAAATGAAATTCGCAAATCAGAAAACAGCTCTGAATACATCAAAACGCTTTGTTACTGGAGTGGACTGCAAGAATCACGAATACCATATCAATATGGTCGTGACGAACTTTTGGATACTTGGCATACGCTGTTACAGGCGAAACTGATTTGTGCTATGATGATTACTGAAGAGAAAGAGCGTTACCGTGCAGTGCAAGCACTTTCCAGATGGGTATCGGGTTCAATGGCTTTCACACCCGGAACAATCGGAGGTATTAAGATAGATGGCACCACCTTTCACCACGGGGGCTTTTATCCGGCTTATTCTGTAGGAGCTTTTGCAGCATTAGGAAACTATCTGATGGTTACCAATGCTACTCCTTTTATGATTTCAGAATCAGCTAGAAAGAATTTTAAGCTTGCATTACAAACAATACGAAATTATACAAATCTGAAAGACTGGGGAATTGGAATCTGCGGACGCCACCCGTTCAGTGGAAAAATACCAGATGAAGACATCAATGCTTTTGCCTATCTGGCTCAGGCAGGAGACCTGACTGGAAAAGGAGAGGCCTTTGATCGTGAACTGGCATCCGACTTTCTTCGCTTTGGCACTGGAAACAAACAATTGGCCAAAACTCTTCGGAAAGCAGGTGTTGTTGAGTCTGCCAATCCCGAAGGATTCTGGGCATACAATTACGGGGCTTTCGGAATTCACCGCCGCAACAACTGGATGGTTACTCTGAAAGGCTATAATACTGATGTGTGGAATTCGGAGATTTATACAAAGGATAATCGCTACGGAAGATATCAGAGCTACGGGTCAGTACAAATTATCGGTTCGGGCAAACCAGTAACTCAGAAAGAAAGTGGTTTTGAAGAAAACGGATGGGATTGGAACCGTGTTCCGGGAACCACAACCATTCATTTGCCTCTCGAAATGCTTGAATCACCATTCAAGGGAACACAAATGGAACATTCACCTGAACATTTTGCCGGAGCATCATCTCTTGAAGGAAAAAATGGAGTATTTGCCATGAAACTGTTGGAGCGAAATCGTCCAACATTTACTCCGGGATTTAAAGCCCGCAAATCGGTTTTTTGCTTCGATAATCGCTTAGTCTGTCTGGGAACAGGTATCACAAACAATAATCAGAAGTATCCTACTGAAACAACATTGTTCCAGGTCGCTTTGAAAGAACCTGCTGAACCGATGGTTGTCGATAATGCAGAAACTACGACATTCCCATTTGAAAGTGAGTTCGATAGCCAGCATGGACTGATCTGTTCGGATACCAAAGGAAACTATTATTATGTAAAAAACTCAGGTCATGTAAAAGTGATGAGACAGCATCAACGCTCTTTTGAGAACAAAACAAAAAAACTGACAGAAGGAGATTTTGCATCAGCCTGTCTTGTACATGGCACTGCACCGGATAATCAGGAATACGAATACATGGTTCTGATTCAACCGGATAAAAACCAACTAAAAAAGATCGGTAAAGAGAACTATTCAGTTCTGAGAAAAGATAGCATTGTACATGCTGTTCGTGATAATCAGACAAACATTACCGGATACGCCATCTTTGAGGATTTTGTATCGACCGATAAATCTTCTGAAATCCAGAAGAGTGATAGGGAGCTGTTGGTGATGACAAAACCAGTTGGCGATAATCAGAAAATAATGAGTGTCTGCATGCCCGACCTCAATATATCGGAGAAGAGTTACACAACCAAAGAATCCAGTAAACCGGCTGTTAAGCAGATTACGCTCAACGGAAATTGGAAAGTTGCTCTGGAGATGGATAATGTTAAGGCTGTAACTTCGTCTGACAAGAAGAGCACCTCTTTGCAGGTAACCTGTGTGGATGGCAGACCAGTTGAGTTTACATTAATGAAATATTGA